The genomic stretch GAGATGATCATGAGGGAAGCATGGTTGTCATGCACCGGCCGGTAAATAAATTTTTCAACCAGGATGCCGACAATAGCCACAAAGGCCATGGTAACGATCATGGCCAGGAAATAATTAAGCATAATCGGAATCCCCGGTATGGGATGGACTCCGAAAATCCACCAGATACCGAACCCCCCTAACATATAAAACTCGCCATGGGCAAAATTGACGATATTGAGTATTCCGAAAATAAGACATAACCCGGAGGCGATAAGAATCAAAATCAAAGAGGACAATACCCCGTTGGTTAAGGTCTGAAGTAAGATCTCCATATCTTTCCTCGCAAATAAGAAAATACGGTTCAAGATTCAGGGTTCAAGGTTCAAGGTTCGGAAAAAACCCATTTTCATGTTTCGTGGCCCCCCACGTGGGTATGAGGGTTTGATCCGAAATACAGTTGCAAGATGTTAATCTCAAGGTGCCAGGGGTTAAGACCTTGAACCTTGAACCTTGAACCGATTTTCATGCCTCGTGGTTCACCCCACGATCTCAACGTTCAGTCCAGAAGATTCTATAGTATCCTTTATCCTGGCCAGGGTTTCTTCATCGGGAGGGCCCAATCGGTTTAGATAATGTTCCCGCTCAAGTTTACGATAGAGATCTTCTCCCTCCCGATGATAGGGGGCCAATTCTATACGGATCATCTTCTTTCCTAAACTTTTGGCAAGATGAACCAAGGCGGCCGTGTCGGCCTCGCTGTCGTTCAGCCCCGCGACCAGAGACATGCGAAGTATGATAGAAGTCTGCTCAGCCGTTTTTCGGATATTTTCCAGAATCCTTTGATTGACGACACCGGTGAGCTTTCTATGCCTGACCTTTTCTAAATGTTTCAGATCGAAATAGACCAGATCCACGGACTCCAGAATAGTGGATAGACTTGACCAGGGTGCGAAGCCCCTGGTCGCCAGGACCGTATGGATCTGTTGCCGTTTGCATTGCCGGAGGAAGGCGCCCACAAATCCGGATTGCAGGATCGGCTCCCCGCCACTAACGGTTACACCGCCCCCCGATCGGTTATAGACAGGGACGTCTTTTTCAACCTCGGCCATAAGATCCGTCAGGCTATAATATTTCCCGGTTATATCGAGTGCCTCCTGCGGACAGCTTTCGGCACACAGGCCGCATCCATCACAAATTTTACGATCAATCCGGATACCCCTTTGGGCATCTTCTTCTATGACCTTCCGGGGACAAACCGGAATACAATCCCCGCATTTCCGGCAGCGGTCCCCATCAAACAGGATCTCGGGTCCCCTTTTCTGCATCTGAGGCGTCGGACACCAGAGGCAATTCAAAGGGCACCCCTTCATGAAGACTGCGGTTCGAATTCCAGGGCCGTCATGAATGGAGAAAGGTTCAATCTTGGCTACGAGACCTTCAGGATATTTCAATGGTCTCTTACCCCTTTAAAAATAAATTTATGGCCCATTAAAGATGCATTTGATATGCCAAAAAGAATCAGGAATTTTTTGATTAGAATAATCAGGAGGTTACCTTGAATTAACCGAAGGAGCCCATCTTTAAAAAATATCGATATATCGGTTTATAACGATATATCGTTATAAAAAGGTCAGGGACTATCAGATTTCCATGAAGCCAAAGAACCAGGAATAACGCTAATGGATTATGAAGGATTACAAAAACCCGGGTTGTCTTCGAATTCCGAGTTTTTTCATGCGTGAATAGAGTGTATTGGGATGAATGACGAGTCGCTCGGCCGCTCCCCCCGGCCCGGTTATTTTTCCCCCGCTTTTTTTAAGCACCCGGATAATGTAGTTTCGCTCGTTTTCCCTCAAACTCAGGGAAGGGTCGTCATGATCAGAAGAGACGGGATGGTGACCCAATTCCGGGACTTTGTAATAGGGCCCCTGGCTCAGGATGACGCCCCGCTCGATGACGTTTTCCAATTCCCGCACATTTCCGGGCCAGTCGTAGGCCAACAGTTTTTCCCTTTCCTGTCTGGTAATCTTTTCCATCGGTTTGGCCAGTTTATTGGCCAGGATCTCTAAAAAGTGGTGGGCCAATAAGGGGATATCTTCTTTTCTTTCCCGAAGAGGCGGTACCTGAATAGGGAAGACATTGATCCGGTAATACAGATCCTCCCGGAAACGCCCGGCCTTGACCTCCTTTAACAGGTCCCGGTTGGTAGCTGCCAAGAGGCGAAAATCGGAGTGAACAGTTTCCTGTCCGCCTACCCGTTCGAACTCCCTGGTCTGCAGCACCCGAAGCAGCTTGACCTGGATTTCCATCGAGATATCCCCTATTTCATCAAGAAACAAGGTCCCGCCATGAGCCAATTCAAATCGCCCGATTTGTCGGCTTATAGCGTCGGTAAAGGCCCCTTTTTCATGCCCGAACAGTTCGCTTGAAATCAAACTTTCCGGCAGGGCACTGCAATGGACCCGGATAAAGGGTTTATCGCCCCGGGGGCTGCGGCGATGGATGGAGCGGGCCACCAGCTCTTTGCCCACCCCGGTTTCCCCTAAGATCAACACCGTCGCCTCGGTCCCAGCCACCTGTTCCACCTGGTTTATAACCTTCTTGATGCCCAGACTTTTCCCCACAAATTCCTCAAAGCGGATACTTTCCAGATACTGCTCCTCATAATAGCGTTTTTCCATCTGTTGTTTTTCGTACAGGTCCTGGAGCGTTTTCCAGGCCTGGGCATTGTCCATGGCAATGGCCGCCTGGGCGGCGAAATAATTCAGAACGTTTAAATCCGATTCCTTAAAGACGCTGCGCAGCAAACGATTGTCATGGTATAAAACCCCCACCACCGTGTCTCGGATGATCATGGGCACCCCGATGCGGGAGCGGATCCCGCTCGGTTCCAATGAATCGAAATGATCCTGGTCCTCCAAATTCATCAACCTTCCCTGGCCGGTTTTAAAGGTTTCCCTGATGACTTGCATAGATGGTTCGAAGTCCGGCAGGCTAATATCTTCCGAAGTGATATTTTTTGCAGCTCGGAGGATGACCTTCTCGGGGTCCTGACCCTCCATCAGGAAAATGGCTCCCCGCTCGGCCCCGGTAATCCGGTTGGCTGCGGAGATGATTCGCCGGAAAAGCTCCCGGGTGTCCCGGATGGTCACCAGTTCCTGGCCCAGACACAATATCTCTTCCAGCAGATTTTCCCCGCTTCGGAAATGCGTTATAATCATCCGGATATCGTCGGGCACCAGGGTCTCATTTTGCGAATGAAGCACTTTGGCCGCCGGCTCAGCCCATTGCCTGGCCTTTCTTTCATCCTTGAGGTCCAGATAGGCCCGGGCCAGTTCTATCTTGGACAGGGCCAACTGGGTTTGATGTCCTGAGGCCTCCAGATATTTGATTGACTGTTTTAATCCGCCTATCACCTCCCGCCCGGGCAGGCCCCTGCGCTTCTGCAAAAGGGCCTGGTAACGCCAGGCAATCCCCTTGGAAAAGATATTCCCCCCCTCGAGAGTCAAATCGATCTCCTTTTCTATGTCCAAGGCCTGATGGTGGGGAAATTTTCCCTCTTCCATGGCCCAAGAAAAAGATAATCGGATATACCCATGCCGCATGGGCATCTGGGCCCTGTGGCTGACTTCCATACATTCGTTCAGGATGGAAAAGGCTCTCTTAGTGTCCTTCAGCAGATAATAGACATAACTCAGCATGGTCAGACCGCCAAGGTAGGCATACAGGTTATGGCCTTGGCGGGTTTCCTTAAGGGACTCCTCAATAAATTTTTTAGACTCTTCAAGATGATGGATCCCCAATAACAGCTCACCGATGGCCACCCCGGCGTGTCCGGCGATATAGAGATTGCCGATCTTCAGGCTGTGGGAGCGGATGGCATGGAGCATCCCCAGGGCCTGGGAAGAATGGCCACAATGTCCGTAGCAGGCGCCGGCCGTCAGGGCGGCCAGGAGGGGAAAGTTGTCCCTTGGAAAACTTTCCACATCGGGAGCAAATTTCTCGTAACTCTGGACGGCCTCCTGGTAGCGCCCCATCCAGTAGTGGAAAAACATCCCGTAAATGGTAACCGATCTCTGAATCTTGGGATCATCTACATCCCCGGCTAAAGCCCACCCCTTCTCGAAATGCCGGAGGGCTGATTGAAACCGGGACTGAAACCACTCATTTCTGGCCAGGTTCATTTCCAGCAGGGCCAAAGAGGTCTTTATTTTTCGGCGCCTGGCCCTGGACATGGCCTCGTGGATCACGGAGGTCGTCCGGTCTATGACGGAATCATCGGTGGGAAACTTTGAATAGTGAAGGGCCGCTTCGATGAAAAGATGATCCGCTTCTTCGCCTTTCATCCGGCCGAGATCTTCTATGGCCTTGTCATAACATTGTCTGGCCTCCTCATACCGAAAGCCCTTCCGGTGAAGACTGCCGCCCTCGATCAAAAGCCGACATCCGGCCAGATCATTGGAGATAAAAAGGAGATGGGGGGGGACCTTTTGAATTTTAACCGGGTCTTCGGATAACTCGCGAAGCAAAAGGGTCGCGATCCGGCGGTGCATCTCTTTTTTTTGATCGGCGGACAGGTCAGCCTGAAGTTTTTGCCGCACAACGGAATCGGTAAAATAAAAAAAACCGGTCTTTTTGCCGTCCAGCCATTTTTCGTGAACCCCAAATTCCAAGGCCGCCAGGACCTGAGAAGTCTTCTCCCGGGTCAGTTCCTGGAGCCAGTCGATATTGAACTCCCCTTCAAAAAAGGAGGCCGGGATTAAGCTCCGACGGTAATGGATATGGGGTGTCTGAGGAGAACGGATTGGGAGATTCATCTATCACTCCGGAAGGATATCGAATAATATTTGCCGGGCAAACCGCCCGCCGGCAGGCATTATAAATTTAATTAAGCCCAATAGGAAGGGATTTTTTTTAATACCGGACGGCTTGAATTGATCCCTTCAATATGATAGAAATAAAAGTGAGTTGGGACCATTCCTGTGATTTTGCGGCCATGACAAAAATATTAATCGGAGGCACCTGTGATTAATCATATTCTGATAGCGGTGGACGGTTCCCCCTTTTCCTTTCGGGCCGCCCGCCTGGGGGCCAGGATCTTGGAAGGAAATGCGTCCGGGATTTTGACCTTTCTGTATATCGCCAAACCCAAGTCCGAAATGGAATGGTTTCAGGGACAGGGCAGCAATCTTCATCAAGCCCCGATAGAGGAACGTCTCGCCCTGGAAGCCGCTTTCAAAAAAGGACAAGAGATTTTAAGGGAAGCGCAGACCGGTTGCCAGGACCTCTTGAAAGGAGGGTTTATTCGGGTGGAATCGGTTGTCGCCCCCGGAGATCCGGCCCAACAAATTATTGAACTCGCCGAAAAGAATCGGTGCGATTTTATTGTTATGGGCAGCCGAGGGGTAGGGCCTTTACGGGGGGCATTATTGGGAAGCGTCAGCCAAAAGGTCTTAAATAATTCAAAGTGTCCTGTCCTTATCGTTAAGTAAAGGTTTCCCATTGAAAACCAATTGGCTCACTATCGGTTTTGGGTTTTTAGGCGGCATCGGCATCCTGCTTTATGGCATCCAGGTCATGGGGGATGGGTTGCAGAAAATCCTGGGCCGGCAACTGCGCACCCTGTTGGAATCCATTACCAAAAAACCGGTCCTGGGAGTCCTGGCCGGGGTCCTGATTACCATCCTCTTCCAAAGCAGCACAGCCACAACCGTTATCCTGGTGGGACTGACCAATGCCGCGGTGATCACCCTCAGGCAGTCCATGCCGGTCATTTTGGGTGCCGATATCGGGACCACCGTGACCGCCCAGTTGATTGCCCTTAAATTTACCGAGCTTTCTTTATTGATTGTAGGCATCGGGGCCCCTATTGTCT from Deltaproteobacteria bacterium encodes the following:
- a CDS encoding glycyl-radical enzyme activating protein; this translates as MKYPEGLVAKIEPFSIHDGPGIRTAVFMKGCPLNCLWCPTPQMQKRGPEILFDGDRCRKCGDCIPVCPRKVIEEDAQRGIRIDRKICDGCGLCAESCPQEALDITGKYYSLTDLMAEVEKDVPVYNRSGGGVTVSGGEPILQSGFVGAFLRQCKRQQIHTVLATRGFAPWSSLSTILESVDLVYFDLKHLEKVRHRKLTGVVNQRILENIRKTAEQTSIILRMSLVAGLNDSEADTAALVHLAKSLGKKMIRIELAPYHREGEDLYRKLEREHYLNRLGPPDEETLARIKDTIESSGLNVEIVG
- a CDS encoding sigma 54-interacting transcriptional regulator, which codes for MNLPIRSPQTPHIHYRRSLIPASFFEGEFNIDWLQELTREKTSQVLAALEFGVHEKWLDGKKTGFFYFTDSVVRQKLQADLSADQKKEMHRRIATLLLRELSEDPVKIQKVPPHLLFISNDLAGCRLLIEGGSLHRKGFRYEEARQCYDKAIEDLGRMKGEEADHLFIEAALHYSKFPTDDSVIDRTTSVIHEAMSRARRRKIKTSLALLEMNLARNEWFQSRFQSALRHFEKGWALAGDVDDPKIQRSVTIYGMFFHYWMGRYQEAVQSYEKFAPDVESFPRDNFPLLAALTAGACYGHCGHSSQALGMLHAIRSHSLKIGNLYIAGHAGVAIGELLLGIHHLEESKKFIEESLKETRQGHNLYAYLGGLTMLSYVYYLLKDTKRAFSILNECMEVSHRAQMPMRHGYIRLSFSWAMEEGKFPHHQALDIEKEIDLTLEGGNIFSKGIAWRYQALLQKRRGLPGREVIGGLKQSIKYLEASGHQTQLALSKIELARAYLDLKDERKARQWAEPAAKVLHSQNETLVPDDIRMIITHFRSGENLLEEILCLGQELVTIRDTRELFRRIISAANRITGAERGAIFLMEGQDPEKVILRAAKNITSEDISLPDFEPSMQVIRETFKTGQGRLMNLEDQDHFDSLEPSGIRSRIGVPMIIRDTVVGVLYHDNRLLRSVFKESDLNVLNYFAAQAAIAMDNAQAWKTLQDLYEKQQMEKRYYEEQYLESIRFEEFVGKSLGIKKVINQVEQVAGTEATVLILGETGVGKELVARSIHRRSPRGDKPFIRVHCSALPESLISSELFGHEKGAFTDAISRQIGRFELAHGGTLFLDEIGDISMEIQVKLLRVLQTREFERVGGQETVHSDFRLLAATNRDLLKEVKAGRFREDLYYRINVFPIQVPPLRERKEDIPLLAHHFLEILANKLAKPMEKITRQEREKLLAYDWPGNVRELENVIERGVILSQGPYYKVPELGHHPVSSDHDDPSLSLRENERNYIIRVLKKSGGKITGPGGAAERLVIHPNTLYSRMKKLGIRRQPGFL
- a CDS encoding universal stress protein; the protein is MINHILIAVDGSPFSFRAARLGARILEGNASGILTFLYIAKPKSEMEWFQGQGSNLHQAPIEERLALEAAFKKGQEILREAQTGCQDLLKGGFIRVESVVAPGDPAQQIIELAEKNRCDFIVMGSRGVGPLRGALLGSVSQKVLNNSKCPVLIVK